In Agelaius phoeniceus isolate bAgePho1 chromosome 14, bAgePho1.hap1, whole genome shotgun sequence, a single genomic region encodes these proteins:
- the POU3F4 gene encoding POU domain, class 3, transcription factor 4 — MATAASNPYGLLGAGALAHAEGAGMQQGSPFRSPQKLLQSEYLQGVPGNGHPLGHHWVTSLSDGAPWPAALAGGPLEQPDVKPGREDLQLGAIIHHRSPHVSHHSPHANHPSAWGASPAHSASLAAPPAAAAAAAAGQPLSVYSQGGFAVGGMLEHGGLTPPPAAAAGQGLHPGLRGEAGGEHGELGGHHCQDHSDEETPTSDELEQFAKQFKQRRIKLGFTQADVGLALGTLYGNVFSQTTICRFEALQLSFKNMCKLKPLLNKWLEEADSSTGSPTSIDKIAAQGRKRKKRTSIEVSVKGVLETHFLKCPKPAAQEISSLADSLQLEKEVVRVWFCNRRQKEKRMTPPGEQPQHDVYSHGVKTDTACHDL; from the coding sequence ATGGCCACAGCCGCCTCCAACCCCTACGGCCTGCTGGGCGCCGGCGCGCTCGCCCACGCCGAGGGCGCGGGcatgcagcagggcagcccGTTCCGCAGCCCgcagaagctgctgcagagcgagtACCTGCAGGGCGTCCCCGGCAATGGGCACCCGCTGGGGCATCACTGGGTGACCAGCCTGAGCGACGGCGCGCCCTGGCCCGCGGCGCTGGCGGGCGGCCCGCTGGAGCAGCCCGACGTGAAGCCGGGCCGCGAGGACCTGCAGCTGGGCGCCATCATCCACCACCGCTCGCCCCACGTCTCCCACCACTCGCCCCACGCCAACCACCCCAGCGCCTGGGGCGCCAGCCCGGCGCACAGCGCCTCGCTGGCcgccccccccgccgccgccgccgccgccgccgccgggcagCCCCTGAGCGTGTACTCGCAGGGCGGGTTCGCGGTGGGCGGCATGCTGGAGCACGGCGGGCTcaccccgccgcccgccgccgccgccggccaGGGCTTGCACCCGGGGCTGcgcggcgaggccggcggcgagcACGGCGAGCTGGGCGGCCACCACTGCCAGGACCACTCGGACGAGGAGACGCCGACCTCGGACGAGCTGGAGCAGTTCGCCAAGCAGTTCAAGCAGCGCCGCATCAAGCTGGGCTTCACCCAGGCCGACGTGGGGCTGGCGCTGGGCACCCTGTACGGCAACGTCTTCTCGCAGACCACCATCTGCCGCTTCGaggccctgcagctcagctTCAAGAACATGTGCAAGCTGAAGCCGCTGCTGAACAAGTGGCTGGAGGAGGCCGACTCCTCCACCGGCAGCCCCACGAGCATCGACAAGATCGCGGCgcaggggaggaagaggaagaagcgGACCTCCATCGAGGTGAGTGTCAAGGGCGTGCTGGAGACGCACTTCCTCAAGTGCCCCAAGCCGGCCGCCCAGGAGATCTCCTCGCTGGCGgacagcctgcagctggagaaggaggtggTGCGGGTCTGGTTCTGCAACCGGCGGCAGAAGGAGAAGCGCATGACCCCTCCGGGCGAGCAGCCGCAGCACGACGTGTACTCGCACGGCGTGAAAACGGACACGGCCTGCCACGACCTCTGA